In one Thioclava sp. ES.031 genomic region, the following are encoded:
- a CDS encoding argininosuccinate synthase yields the protein MSAPKKVVLAYSGGLDTSIILKWLQTEYGCEVITYTADLGQGEELEPARRKAEMLGIKPENIHILDAREEFVRDFVFPMFRANAVYEGLYLLGTSIARPLISKHLVEIAHQHGADAVAHGATGKGNDQVRFELSAYALDPSIKVIAPWREWDLSSRTKLLEFAEANQIPIAKDKRGEAPFSVDANLLHTSSEGKVLEDPADMAPDYVYQRTDDPITQAPNEPEYIEIGFEKGDAVSINGEAMSPATILTKLNEYGKTHGIGRLDFVENRFVGMKSRGVYETPGGTILLEAHRGIEQITLDSGAGHLKDSIMPRYAELIYNGFWFSPEREALQALIDKTQEYVTGTVKLMLFKGAARTVARWSDYSLYSEAHVTFEEDAGAYDQKDAAGFIQLNALRLKLIATRNARVKK from the coding sequence ATGTCCGCGCCCAAGAAAGTCGTGCTTGCCTATTCGGGCGGCCTCGATACCTCGATCATCCTGAAATGGCTGCAGACCGAATACGGCTGCGAGGTCATCACCTACACCGCCGATCTCGGTCAGGGTGAAGAGCTGGAACCGGCGCGCCGCAAGGCCGAGATGCTCGGCATCAAGCCGGAGAATATCCACATTCTCGACGCGCGCGAGGAATTCGTCCGCGATTTCGTCTTCCCGATGTTCCGCGCCAATGCGGTCTATGAGGGGCTGTATCTGCTGGGCACGTCGATCGCGCGCCCGCTGATCTCCAAGCATCTCGTCGAGATCGCGCATCAGCACGGCGCCGATGCGGTGGCGCATGGCGCGACCGGCAAGGGCAACGATCAGGTCCGCTTCGAGCTGTCCGCCTATGCGCTCGACCCGTCGATCAAGGTGATCGCGCCGTGGCGCGAATGGGACCTGTCCTCGCGCACCAAACTTCTGGAATTCGCCGAGGCGAACCAGATCCCGATCGCCAAGGACAAGCGCGGCGAAGCGCCGTTCTCGGTCGATGCGAACCTTCTGCACACTTCGTCCGAGGGCAAGGTGCTGGAAGATCCGGCCGACATGGCGCCCGATTACGTCTATCAGCGCACCGACGATCCGATCACGCAGGCCCCGAACGAGCCCGAATATATCGAGATCGGGTTCGAGAAGGGCGACGCCGTGTCGATCAACGGCGAGGCGATGAGCCCGGCGACGATCCTCACCAAGCTCAACGAATACGGCAAGACCCACGGCATCGGTCGTCTCGATTTCGTCGAAAACCGTTTCGTCGGCATGAAGTCGCGCGGCGTCTACGAGACCCCCGGCGGCACGATCCTGCTGGAAGCGCACCGTGGCATCGAGCAGATTACGCTCGATAGCGGCGCGGGCCACCTGAAGGATTCGATCATGCCGCGCTATGCCGAGCTGATCTATAACGGCTTCTGGTTCAGCCCTGAGCGCGAGGCGCTGCAGGCGCTGATCGACAAGACGCAGGAATATGTCACCGGCACGGTGAAGCTGATGCTCTTCAAGGGCGCGGCCCGCACCGTGGCGCGCTGGTCGGATTACTCGCTCTATTCCGAGGCCCATGTGACCTTCGAGGAAGACGCAGGTGCCTACGATCAGAAAGACGCGGCGGGCTTCATCCAGCTCAACGCGCTGCGCCTGAAACTGATCGCAACCCGCAACGCGCGAGTGAAGAAATGA
- the pip gene encoding prolyl aminopeptidase, with the protein MDRTAGQKRASGAHLYPPIEPFDQRRIDVGDGHILYVEQSGHPEGQPVVVCHGGPGGGCSPTMRRFFDPQHYRVILFDQRGCGLSRPHASVADNTTWHLIADMEQIRRTLGIDSWMVFGGSWGATLALLYAQAHPDRATNLILRGVFLATQAELNWFYGGGAGNFYPDLWANFRRPIPEDEQHDLIGAYHKRLFSGDYMAEARYARHWAMWENALASVRYDGPPGEASPDYARAFARLENHYFQNAAFLEEDEQILRDRHKIEHIPTTIVQGRLDMICPPTSAYRLAQGWAMAKLQLVPMAGHALSEPGITAGLVRAMDELRS; encoded by the coding sequence ATGGACAGAACTGCAGGGCAAAAGCGCGCATCGGGCGCCCATCTTTATCCGCCGATCGAGCCTTTCGATCAGCGCCGGATCGACGTGGGCGATGGCCATATCCTTTACGTCGAGCAATCGGGTCACCCCGAGGGGCAGCCGGTCGTGGTCTGCCATGGCGGGCCGGGGGGCGGCTGTTCGCCCACGATGCGGCGATTCTTCGATCCGCAGCATTATCGGGTCATCCTGTTCGATCAGCGCGGCTGCGGTCTGTCGCGCCCGCATGCCAGCGTCGCGGATAATACGACCTGGCATCTGATCGCGGATATGGAGCAGATCCGCCGGACGCTCGGCATCGACAGCTGGATGGTGTTCGGGGGGAGCTGGGGGGCGACGCTGGCGCTGCTTTACGCGCAGGCGCATCCCGACAGGGCGACGAATCTGATTCTGCGCGGCGTCTTCCTTGCGACGCAGGCCGAGCTCAACTGGTTCTATGGCGGCGGCGCGGGGAATTTCTATCCCGACCTCTGGGCGAATTTCCGGCGTCCGATTCCGGAAGACGAGCAGCACGATCTGATCGGGGCCTATCACAAGCGGCTGTTCTCGGGCGACTACATGGCCGAGGCGCGCTATGCGCGGCACTGGGCGATGTGGGAAAACGCGCTGGCCTCGGTGCGCTATGACGGGCCGCCCGGCGAAGCCTCGCCCGATTACGCCCGCGCCTTCGCCCGGCTCGAGAACCACTATTTCCAGAACGCGGCCTTCCTCGAAGAGGACGAACAGATCCTGCGCGACCGTCACAAGATCGAGCATATCCCGACGACCATCGTGCAGGGGCGGCTCGATATGATCTGCCCGCCGACCTCGGCCTATCGGCTGGCGCAGGGCTGGGCGATGGCGAAGCTGCAGCTGGTGCCGATGGCGGGGCATGCGCTTTCCGAGCCGGGGATCACCGCCGGGCTTGTCCGCGCGATGGATGAGCTTAGATCCTGA
- a CDS encoding TspO/MBR family protein has protein sequence MTLTYFLLFLVASAAAAATGIIFKPGEWYVGLKKPGFTPPNWVFPVAWTYLYVSVAYAAARIAPEAGSQIALALFAVQIALNTLWTPVFFGAHRLWLGLLVLICLWVAVAAMMLAFLRLDMLAGLLVFPYLVWLTLAGALNFRVWRDNPGAGARG, from the coding sequence ATGACGCTTACCTATTTCCTGCTGTTTCTCGTGGCCTCCGCGGCCGCCGCTGCGACGGGCATCATCTTCAAGCCGGGCGAATGGTATGTCGGGTTGAAGAAGCCCGGCTTCACGCCGCCCAACTGGGTCTTCCCGGTCGCCTGGACCTATCTCTACGTCTCGGTCGCCTATGCTGCGGCACGCATCGCCCCCGAGGCGGGCAGCCAGATCGCGCTCGCCCTCTTCGCGGTGCAGATCGCGCTGAACACGCTCTGGACGCCGGTCTTCTTCGGGGCGCATCGGCTGTGGCTCGGGCTCCTTGTCCTGATCTGTCTGTGGGTCGCCGTCGCGGCGATGATGCTGGCCTTCCTGCGGCTCGATATGCTGGCCGGATTGCTGGTCTTCCCCTATCTCGTTTGGCTGACATTGGCGGGCGCGCTGAACTTCCGCGTCTGGCGCGACAACCCCGGAGCGGGTGCGCGCGGCTGA
- the ilvA gene encoding threonine ammonia-lyase IlvA encodes MSEFALSAQAATRALRALFEPTPLQLNAHLSKRFDAEVWLKREDLTPVRSYKIRGAFTAMRKLRERDPSAAHFVCASAGNHAQGVAFACRHFGVKGTIFMPVTTPQQKIDKTKTFGGDAVEIVLTGDYFDDTLASAQEFCREAGAHFLAPFDDPDVIEGQASVGVEILDQLGGAPDMVILPVGGGGLAAGVTGYLRATAPDTEFRFVEPLGGASLTAAVKAHEPVTISQVNSFVDGAAVARIGARPFAELGWVTPEQVHLAPEDRICITMLEMLNVEGVVLEPAGAMSIDILPELAETIRGKRVVCVTSGGNFDFERLPEVRERAQRYSGLKKYFILRLPQRPGALKDFLQMLGPDDDIARFEYLKKSARNFGSVLIGIETKRAENFTELFAKLDAEGFVWRDITEDETLAEFLI; translated from the coding sequence ATGAGTGAGTTCGCCCTTTCCGCCCAAGCCGCCACCCGCGCGCTGCGTGCGCTCTTCGAGCCGACGCCGCTGCAACTCAATGCCCATCTGTCGAAACGCTTCGACGCCGAGGTCTGGCTGAAGCGCGAGGACCTGACGCCGGTGCGCTCCTACAAGATCCGGGGCGCTTTTACCGCGATGCGCAAATTGCGCGAGCGCGATCCGTCGGCGGCGCATTTCGTCTGCGCGAGCGCCGGGAACCACGCGCAGGGCGTGGCCTTCGCCTGTCGGCATTTCGGGGTGAAGGGGACGATCTTCATGCCGGTGACGACGCCGCAGCAGAAGATCGACAAGACCAAGACCTTCGGCGGAGATGCGGTCGAGATCGTTCTCACCGGCGATTATTTCGACGACACGCTGGCGTCGGCGCAAGAGTTTTGCCGCGAGGCCGGGGCGCATTTCCTCGCGCCTTTCGACGATCCGGATGTGATCGAGGGGCAGGCGTCGGTCGGGGTTGAGATCCTCGACCAGTTGGGCGGCGCGCCGGATATGGTGATCCTGCCCGTGGGCGGCGGCGGTTTGGCCGCGGGCGTCACCGGTTATCTGCGCGCGACCGCCCCCGACACGGAATTTCGCTTCGTCGAGCCTTTGGGCGGCGCGAGCCTGACCGCTGCGGTCAAGGCGCATGAGCCCGTGACGATCTCGCAGGTGAACAGTTTCGTCGATGGAGCCGCGGTTGCCCGGATCGGCGCGCGCCCCTTCGCGGAGCTTGGTTGGGTCACGCCCGAGCAAGTTCATCTCGCGCCGGAGGATCGCATCTGCATCACGATGCTTGAGATGCTGAACGTCGAGGGCGTCGTGCTGGAGCCCGCCGGCGCGATGTCGATCGACATCCTGCCCGAACTGGCCGAGACGATCCGCGGCAAGCGCGTGGTCTGCGTGACTTCGGGCGGCAATTTCGACTTCGAACGGCTGCCAGAGGTGCGCGAGCGCGCCCAGCGCTATTCCGGCTTGAAGAAGTATTTCATCCTCCGCCTGCCCCAGCGCCCCGGCGCCCTGAAGGATTTCCTGCAGATGCTTGGCCCTGACGACGATATCGCGCGCTTCGAGTATCTGAAGAAATCGGCGCGGAATTTCGGCTCGGTCCTGATCGGGATCGAAACGAAACGCGCCGAGAACTTCACAGAACTCTTCGCGAAGCTCGACGCCGAGGGCTTCGTCTGGCGCGACATCACCGAAGACGAAACCTTGGCTGAGTTTCTTATCTGA
- the ubiG gene encoding bifunctional 2-polyprenyl-6-hydroxyphenol methylase/3-demethylubiquinol 3-O-methyltransferase UbiG, whose product MADPANSIDPSEVAKFEAMAAEWWDPNGKFKPLHMLNPCRLDYITKQIATQFGRDLKAPRPFEGLRLLDIGCGGGLLSEPMARLGAEVVGADAAEGNIPVARLHAEQSGLEIDYRHCAAEDLATNGEQFDVVLALEIIEHVADPQGFVNTIQSLMKPGGLMICSTLNRNPKSYMVAIIGAERVMRWLPVGTHEWSKFVTPDELYELSRNAGLDPVDRRGMVFNPLSWTWSLSARDLSVNYAIAAVKR is encoded by the coding sequence ATGGCAGATCCGGCAAACAGCATCGACCCGTCCGAAGTCGCCAAATTCGAGGCGATGGCCGCCGAATGGTGGGACCCGAACGGCAAGTTCAAACCGCTGCACATGCTCAACCCCTGCCGGCTCGATTACATCACCAAGCAGATCGCCACGCAGTTCGGCCGCGACCTGAAAGCGCCGCGCCCGTTCGAGGGGCTGCGCCTGCTGGATATCGGCTGCGGCGGCGGGCTTCTGTCCGAACCGATGGCGCGGCTTGGCGCCGAGGTCGTGGGCGCGGATGCGGCGGAAGGGAATATCCCCGTGGCGCGGCTGCATGCCGAACAGTCGGGGCTCGAGATCGATTACCGCCATTGCGCGGCGGAAGATCTGGCCACGAACGGCGAGCAGTTCGACGTCGTCCTCGCGCTGGAGATCATCGAACATGTCGCCGACCCGCAGGGCTTCGTGAACACGATCCAGAGCCTGATGAAACCGGGCGGGCTGATGATCTGCTCGACGCTGAACCGCAATCCGAAAAGCTACATGGTCGCGATCATCGGCGCCGAACGGGTGATGCGCTGGCTCCCAGTGGGCACGCATGAATGGTCGAAATTCGTCACGCCCGACGAGCTCTACGAGTTGTCGCGCAACGCCGGCCTCGACCCGGTCGACCGCCGCGGCATGGTGTTCAATCCGCTGAGCTGGACCTGGTCGCTCTCGGCGCGCGATCTTTCGGTGAATTACGCCATCGCAGCGGTGAAGCGGTAA
- a CDS encoding PP2C family protein-serine/threonine phosphatase: MMQMVQRQEAPADAGRRPLAGAARHVLVVDDSRMQRRILSAQLSRSGYQVSEAESAEEAIAICAQCEPDIVISDWMMAGMSGPEFCHVFRGLPRRSYGYFILLTSKAEKTDVTRGLESGADDFLSKPVNGAELRARLSAGARILTMQEELSEKNRLLREAQEVIDRDLQEARKLQQSLVRTRHARFEAADVSLLLRPAGHVGGDLVGFFPINERRVGLYGIDVSGHGITSALMMARIAGYFSGTTPSQNLAIYRNAQGELRGRRPAELAQRLNDLVLSEMSTESYFTLIYADVDLRTGKAELVQAGHPYPVLQRRNGTVEFFGEGGLPIGLIEGAEYETLTVQLTPGDRLVLVSDGITEASDRSGEMIDQTRLARMLRKFSQMPGPGLLDALYWATEEFAEGEIGDDVSAGVLEFHGPGSTERRSEGASDCRDHPRGET, from the coding sequence ATGATGCAGATGGTGCAAAGACAAGAGGCCCCCGCAGATGCGGGCCGACGACCATTGGCGGGCGCTGCGCGGCACGTTCTCGTCGTGGACGACAGCCGCATGCAGCGCCGTATCCTCTCGGCGCAGTTGTCCCGCTCCGGCTATCAGGTGAGCGAAGCAGAAAGCGCAGAAGAGGCGATCGCGATCTGCGCCCAATGCGAGCCCGATATCGTGATCTCGGATTGGATGATGGCGGGGATGAGCGGTCCTGAATTCTGCCACGTCTTCCGGGGCTTACCGAGACGAAGCTACGGGTATTTCATCCTCTTGACCTCCAAGGCCGAGAAGACGGACGTCACGCGCGGATTGGAAAGCGGCGCCGACGATTTCCTGTCGAAACCGGTCAATGGCGCAGAACTTCGGGCGCGCCTGAGCGCGGGCGCCCGCATCCTGACCATGCAGGAGGAGTTGAGCGAAAAGAACCGCCTGTTACGCGAGGCGCAGGAGGTGATCGACCGCGACCTGCAAGAGGCGCGGAAACTGCAGCAAAGCCTCGTGCGGACACGACACGCGCGGTTCGAAGCGGCGGATGTCTCGCTGCTCTTGCGGCCCGCAGGCCATGTCGGCGGCGACCTCGTCGGGTTCTTTCCGATCAATGAGCGCCGGGTGGGCCTATACGGCATCGACGTGTCGGGGCATGGCATCACCTCGGCCCTGATGATGGCGCGGATCGCGGGCTATTTCTCCGGCACCACCCCCAGCCAGAACCTCGCGATTTACCGCAACGCACAGGGCGAATTGCGCGGACGACGCCCGGCGGAGCTCGCGCAGCGCCTCAACGATCTCGTGCTGAGCGAGATGAGCACCGAGAGCTATTTCACCCTTATCTACGCCGATGTCGATCTGCGCACCGGCAAGGCGGAGTTGGTTCAGGCGGGCCACCCCTACCCGGTCCTGCAACGGCGCAACGGCACGGTGGAGTTTTTCGGCGAGGGCGGGCTGCCTATCGGCCTGATCGAAGGCGCCGAATACGAGACGCTCACGGTTCAACTGACCCCGGGCGATCGGCTGGTGCTGGTCTCGGACGGGATTACCGAAGCCAGCGACCGCAGCGGCGAGATGATCGATCAAACCCGGCTGGCCCGGATGCTTCGCAAATTTTCCCAGATGCCGGGGCCCGGGCTTCTGGATGCGCTCTATTGGGCCACCGAGGAATTCGCGGAGGGCGAGATCGGGGATGATGTCTCGGCTGGCGTTTTGGAATTTCACGGCCCCGGCAGCACCGAGCGACGTTCGGAGGGTGCGTC
- the mog gene encoding molybdopterin adenylyltransferase, giving the protein MSFSQPKAAIVTVSDRASRGEYEDKGGPGCEDYLRGVVTSPLEIERHIIPDGRESVAAKLRELVAAEADLILITGGTGPAPRDETPEGCFDVIEKELAGFGEEMRRASLLEVPTAILSRQSAGIAGKSLIIMVPGKPSAIATCLDAVFAAVPYCLDLIGAGYIETDPARIEAFRPKKK; this is encoded by the coding sequence ATGAGCTTTTCGCAGCCCAAGGCCGCCATCGTCACCGTCTCCGACCGCGCGTCGCGGGGCGAATACGAGGACAAGGGCGGTCCGGGCTGCGAAGACTACCTGCGCGGCGTGGTCACCTCGCCGCTGGAGATCGAGCGTCACATCATCCCCGATGGGCGCGAGTCGGTCGCGGCGAAACTCCGCGAACTGGTCGCGGCCGAAGCCGATCTGATTCTGATCACCGGCGGCACCGGCCCCGCGCCGCGCGACGAGACGCCCGAGGGCTGCTTCGACGTGATCGAGAAGGAACTGGCGGGCTTCGGCGAAGAAATGCGCCGCGCGTCGCTTCTCGAAGTGCCGACCGCCATCCTGTCGCGCCAGTCGGCGGGCATCGCGGGCAAATCGCTGATCATCATGGTGCCGGGCAAGCCCTCGGCCATCGCGACCTGTCTCGATGCGGTCTTCGCCGCCGTGCCCTATTGCCTCGACCTGATCGGCGCGGGCTATATCGAGACCGATCCGGCTCGGATCGAAGCCTTCCGTCCGAAGAAAAAGTAA
- a CDS encoding histidine kinase, whose product MIDWERVQELRSEIGADGFAEVVDLFLDEVEAVVMGLGGRPDRVEEDLHFLKGSAWNLGFRDFGGACQQGERMAAAGRAVEVDLSAIRETYSLSKTQFMGRLSEFTPAA is encoded by the coding sequence ATGATTGATTGGGAACGGGTGCAGGAGTTGCGCTCGGAAATTGGCGCCGATGGCTTTGCCGAAGTCGTGGACCTTTTTCTCGACGAGGTCGAGGCCGTGGTGATGGGGCTTGGCGGGCGTCCCGACCGGGTCGAAGAAGATTTGCACTTCTTGAAAGGGTCCGCCTGGAATCTCGGGTTCCGCGATTTCGGCGGAGCCTGTCAGCAGGGAGAACGAATGGCCGCGGCCGGACGCGCCGTGGAGGTCGATCTGAGCGCGATCCGCGAGACCTATAGCCTGTCCAAAACGCAGTTCATGGGGCGGCTATCGGAGTTTACTCCGGCGGCATAG